A genomic region of Enterococcus sp. 12C11_DIV0727 contains the following coding sequences:
- a CDS encoding SpaA isopeptide-forming pilin-related protein produces the protein MKNKIGNKLLGVLMVAMTIISTLFASLSTVHASDLVLNEVTGYSYTGVSPHLGYAITHDPLYIMKVDGKVVFCVESGIFTTSGGGYIPETYIDRKKDLLSKIAYYGYTNTAQSGYDYAVTQVMIWGELGDKYISSSIPNYEKRKAEIMAQVNRHDTLPSWHNQEVSVQVGKPLTLSDTNGVFSDMSLTSNPTNTSLSTKGNELTITANQDSTNGTLSYQKVANAKIGTSIVYKKPNHQTLVEFHLDNTKQANLKVNVIKLGNARIQKLDEDTGKPLADATLLLEYSGTSKEVVTNEHGYVELNGLPQGTQVTIREVTAPDGFVNKGEVQTITIEPNKTLEVRFNNKAQQGQLNLTKTGKKVVSIESTDSEYGDLHSFLFDYQPIAGVTYDIKAVEDIVIGGTIHHKAGEIVTTVTTGDDGNLINMPYLYLGKYEAIEVCAPAGYIVDSTPIPFEFIYAGQEVSLVQESVTAKNEFQKLRLSLFKEEETIAKWQDNLPVIETIPASDKVFGLYTNEDLVITPEVTLPKNSLLEIVTTIDGEAFLEDLQFPESHYYFKELDAGNQHTLLDKHYEFSFIATDNEEIKEIKIYEDEEIPLLNKLHFNHFSLKKLNEEAILTEKEGYHFELVESQGAIFSLEDEDGTVIQSVTVGDESLATFNHIPVGTFYLKEVRTSSSDYLLSDLIYRVESTKDGIQVYNEADKLIAEQSFLDEPVYLFEAENYLIKGTGQLSKTDISTGEPLPNTGIRLLDKDKKVIFEGRTNQEGLLTYEELPKGIYYFQEFDAPTGYQIDDTPIQFEIKENGKVVKCEMKNKQILKASLPQTGENPSIKLYVAGILVSMGAIAVLCYKRRKEKLNCDD, from the coding sequence ATGAAAAATAAAATAGGTAATAAACTATTAGGGGTACTGATGGTCGCCATGACTATTATCAGTACCCTTTTTGCTTCTTTAAGTACAGTTCACGCCAGTGATCTTGTCTTGAATGAAGTCACTGGCTATAGCTATACAGGTGTCAGCCCACATCTGGGTTATGCCATTACGCATGACCCACTTTATATCATGAAGGTTGATGGCAAAGTCGTCTTCTGTGTGGAATCAGGAATCTTCACGACCTCTGGAGGTGGCTATATTCCAGAAACCTACATTGATAGGAAGAAAGACCTGCTATCTAAAATCGCCTACTACGGCTATACGAATACTGCTCAAAGTGGTTATGACTATGCTGTAACGCAAGTCATGATTTGGGGTGAACTCGGAGATAAATATATTTCTTCCAGTATTCCCAACTATGAGAAGCGAAAAGCTGAAATCATGGCACAAGTCAATCGTCATGACACCCTCCCATCTTGGCACAATCAAGAAGTCTCAGTTCAAGTTGGTAAACCATTGACCTTGAGCGATACCAACGGTGTATTCAGTGATATGAGTTTAACTTCAAACCCAACAAATACGTCACTTTCTACGAAAGGCAATGAGCTGACAATTACTGCCAATCAAGATTCTACCAATGGCACACTCTCTTATCAGAAAGTAGCGAATGCCAAAATTGGAACTTCGATTGTTTATAAGAAGCCGAACCATCAAACATTGGTAGAGTTTCATTTAGACAATACCAAACAAGCGAATCTTAAAGTCAACGTCATCAAATTAGGAAATGCACGTATCCAAAAACTTGATGAAGATACTGGTAAACCCTTAGCTGATGCAACTTTATTATTGGAATATAGCGGTACATCAAAAGAAGTTGTGACCAATGAACACGGGTATGTAGAACTTAATGGCTTACCTCAAGGTACACAAGTCACCATTCGTGAGGTAACTGCTCCAGATGGTTTTGTCAATAAAGGGGAAGTTCAAACTATCACCATTGAACCAAATAAGACACTGGAAGTTCGTTTCAACAACAAAGCGCAACAAGGACAATTGAATCTAACCAAGACAGGAAAGAAAGTGGTCTCCATTGAATCAACCGATTCAGAGTATGGGGACTTACATTCTTTCCTTTTTGATTACCAACCAATCGCTGGCGTAACCTATGATATCAAAGCTGTAGAAGATATTGTTATAGGTGGCACAATACACCACAAGGCTGGTGAAATTGTCACAACGGTAACTACTGGTGATGATGGCAACTTAATCAATATGCCTTATCTCTATTTAGGAAAATATGAAGCTATTGAGGTTTGTGCTCCTGCTGGTTATATTGTCGATTCTACACCTATCCCCTTTGAATTTATTTATGCAGGGCAAGAAGTTTCACTTGTGCAAGAATCTGTGACTGCTAAGAATGAATTCCAGAAATTAAGGCTCTCTTTATTCAAAGAGGAAGAAACAATTGCTAAATGGCAAGACAATTTACCAGTGATTGAAACTATTCCTGCTAGTGATAAAGTTTTTGGTTTGTACACCAACGAGGATTTGGTTATCACTCCAGAAGTAACGTTACCAAAAAATTCTTTGTTGGAAATTGTGACAACTATTGATGGTGAAGCTTTTTTAGAAGACCTGCAATTTCCAGAAAGTCATTACTATTTCAAGGAACTAGACGCTGGCAACCAACACACCTTACTGGATAAACACTATGAATTTAGCTTTATCGCTACAGACAATGAAGAAATAAAGGAAATCAAAATTTATGAAGATGAAGAAATCCCACTTCTTAACAAGCTTCATTTCAATCACTTTTCATTGAAAAAGTTAAACGAGGAAGCCATTCTAACTGAAAAAGAAGGCTATCACTTTGAATTAGTGGAATCTCAAGGAGCTATCTTCTCTTTAGAAGATGAAGACGGTACGGTCATTCAATCCGTAACAGTTGGTGACGAATCACTAGCCACCTTCAACCATATTCCAGTTGGCACATTCTATTTGAAAGAAGTCAGAACATCTTCCAGTGACTATCTGCTTTCTGATTTGATTTATCGTGTGGAATCCACCAAAGACGGTATTCAAGTTTACAATGAAGCAGATAAATTAATTGCAGAACAAAGCTTTCTTGATGAACCAGTTTATTTGTTTGAAGCAGAAAACTATTTGATAAAAGGTACTGGTCAACTCAGCAAGACGGATATCTCTACTGGTGAACCTTTACCAAACACTGGCATTCGTCTACTAGATAAGGATAAGAAAGTTATTTTTGAAGGACGAACCAATCAAGAGGGTTTGCTTACTTATGAGGAGCTACCAAAAGGAATCTATTACTTCCAAGAGTTCGATGCACCAACAGGCTATCAAATTGATGACACACCGATTCAATTTGAAATCAAAGAAAACGGAAAGGTTGTGAAATGTGAAATGAAAAATAAACAGATTCTCAAAGCGTCATTGCCACAAACTGGTGAAAATCCTTCTATTAAACTATATGTGGCTGGTATTTTAGTTTCAATGGGAGCTATCGCTGTTCTCTGTTACAAACGTAGAAAAGAAAAACTGAATTGTGACGACTAA
- a CDS encoding YdcP family protein produces the protein MELKHTIPNMEKTFGQLEFAGEGKIEQRRINGKMTILSRSYNLYSNIQRADDIVIILPADAGEKHFEMEDKVKLVNPRITAEGYKIGNRGFTNYIMHADDMVKA, from the coding sequence ATGGAACTAAAACACACTATTCCCAATATGGAAAAGACATTTGGACAATTAGAATTTGCAGGTGAAGGAAAAATCGAACAGCGCCGTATCAACGGCAAGATGACTATTCTTTCTCGTAGCTATAACCTTTACTCTAACATTCAACGAGCAGATGATATTGTCATCATTTTACCAGCAGACGCTGGAGAGAAGCATTTTGAAATGGAAGACAAAGTCAAACTTGTCAATCCACGTATTACCGCAGAAGGTTATAAAATCGGCAATCGAGGATTCACAAATTACATCATGCACGCAGATGACATGGTCAAGGCATAG